The Nostoc cf. commune SO-36 genomic sequence TCATCGCCCCAACATTATTGTTGATGACGGTAGCGATGTGGTTGCAACTCTGATACAAGAACGCCAACACCAAATCGCTGATTTGATTGGTAGCACCGAAGAAACCACCACCGGCATCGTGCGTTTACGCGCCATGTTTAGAGAAGGCGTTCTCACCTTCCCCGCAGTCAACGTCAATGACGCTGATACCAAGCACTTCTTTGATAATCGCTATGGTACTGGGCAATCAACCCTAGATGGCATTATCCGCGCCACAAATATTTTGTTGGCTGGGAAGAACGTTGTCGTCGTCGGTTATGGCTGGTGTGGTAAAGGTACAGCCCTCCGCGCCCGTGGGATGGGTGCTAACGTCATCGTCACCGAAATCGACCCCATCAAAGCAATTGAAGCCGTAATGGATGGCTTCCGTGTCCTGCCAATGGCTAAAGCTGCACCTGAAGGTGATATCTTTATCACTGTGACTGGTAACAAGCACGTCATTCGTGGTGAACACTTCGATGTCATGAAAGACGGTGCGATCGTTTGTAACTCCGGTCACTTTGACTTAGAACTTGATTTGAAATACTTGGCCGCACAAGCTAAGGAAGTCAAAGAAGTTCGTCCTTTCACCGAAGAATATAAGTTGAAAAATGGTAAATCAGTTGTCGTTCTCGGACAAGGACGCTTGATTAACCTAGCTGCGGCTGAAGGACACCCCAGCGCAGTAATGGATATGAGTTTTGCAAACCAAGCTTTGGCTTGTGAATTCCTGGTGAAGAATAAGGGTAAGTTAGCCCCTGGTTTGCACTCAATTCCTGTTGAAGTCGATCAAGAAATTGCTCGATTGAAGTTGCAAGCTATTGGTATCACCATTGATAGTTTGACAGCAGATCAAATTGAGTACATCAATTCTTGGACAAGTGGAACTTGATACATTGATTAGTTGATTTTTTGAGGGATAGGCTTTTGGGCTTATCCCTTTTTTATGTTCCCACATTCCCTGAAAGTATTCCCGTAAAGTAGACACAAAGTGCAATAGCTTACTTAAGGATTAGGTAATATTAGAACTTAGATTATTATTTTTCATAAGACTGTGAAAGTAGCCTTAGAAAAAGATGGCTGGAAAATTACACACGATCCCTTGTTCTTTCAACTCACTGAACAAATTAGAATTAAAATAGACATGGGAGCGCAAAAGTTAATTTCAGCTGAGAAAGATGAGCAAAAAATAGCAGTGGAGGTAAAAAGTTTTATTGGGATATCAGCAATCTCAGAATTTCATACAGCTGTCGGTCAATTTTTGAACTACAGAGTAGCCTTGGAGCAAAAAGACTCTGAGCGAGTATTATACTTGGCAATAGCTAAAGATATCTACCAAGAATTTTTTCTGGATGCTTTTATTCAAAGTGTATTAGAACGATATGAAATCAAGTTATTAGTTTTTCATGTCCAAAAACAGGAGGTAGTATTATGGAAAACTTAAATTATCAGGAATTAGTGAAAAAAATCATCTATAAATATGTAAATGAACAACCAAAAGAAGATTTAGAAAATACTGAAATTGTTTTTGATACAGAACGCGATCGCTATTTATTATTATATGTGGGATGGAATGATGAAGAACGAGTGTATGGATGCCCAATTCATCTTAGTATTAAAGATGAAAAAATTTGGATTCAGCGCGATTTTACTGAAGAAGGAATAGCTAATCAATTAGTAGAATTAGGTGTGCCGACAACAGATATTGTTTTAGGTTTTAGATCACCTTATGTCCGGCAGTTTACTGGTTTTGCATCTGTTTAGATTAATTAATTTAACAAAAAACTTCATGTCTGATTTTAACGATTACATACGTATAACTTTAGAAAGAACAAACTTACCTGATGGGTTAATTGGTGATTTTGGACAGTTGATAGCTTGTGGAGAATCTTATGAGTATATTTTACAATCATTTAACAGAACATACTATCCTGTTTCAGAGGAAGACTTTGCTGTGGTGAAACGATTAGCCTGGCATTTTAACTATCCTCTATTTGAGCTTTTTGAGGCAGTAGGAATTGATTGTGATACTGCTTATAAGATTTGTGAGCTAAAATGTCAGGGCGGCAGTTTAAAGCTACTATGGCAATACTTTGATAAAACAGTTTTTACAGAAGATGCTATAAAAATATTAAATTATATGTTTAAGTAATTGGTAACAAAAATAGTATAATTTATACAATCAGAAATGAGTTAGTCTATCTATGTTTCAGTGTCAAATAGAACTTTTAATTAATGTTCTGCCTGAAAACTCAGAGGCAGATTATATAACCGTAGCCAAATATGATTTTGAACCTCCAGATTTACAAGTAGGTAAAGAAGTATGGGTTCATTGGGAAGTTTGGGATAAACTTTATTCCCTTAAATGCAAGGTTACAGGACGTAAGAATGTAATATGCTCGAAAGGAACTCATCCAGATTATAAAGACAAATATGTTTTTTTACTTAGAATATTTATTGAAACAGAAGATAGGGAAGATAAATTACAAGAAATTAAAGAAAACTTAAAAAAACACAACCCACATTTAAAATAATGCAATCGTAATATTATCTCCATATCCAAAATAAATTATAAGCTGTCTAATTTATCTAGAAATTTTTTACTAGATATTATTTGGTTGTGTTTACTGGATATGAGCTTTTCAATATTTTCTGACTGATTGATATAATTTATTTGATTTTCTAGTTGCATCATTGCGTGTTTATATTGATAAGAAT encodes the following:
- the ahcY gene encoding adenosylhomocysteinase, with translation MTATSPRLKHEVKDLGLAALGRQRIEWAGREMPVLKQIRDRFAIEKPFAGLRLVACAHITTETAHLAIALKAGGADALLIASNPLSTQDDVAASLVLDHEIPVFAQKGEDNETYNRHVQIALDHRPNIIVDDGSDVVATLIQERQHQIADLIGSTEETTTGIVRLRAMFREGVLTFPAVNVNDADTKHFFDNRYGTGQSTLDGIIRATNILLAGKNVVVVGYGWCGKGTALRARGMGANVIVTEIDPIKAIEAVMDGFRVLPMAKAAPEGDIFITVTGNKHVIRGEHFDVMKDGAIVCNSGHFDLELDLKYLAAQAKEVKEVRPFTEEYKLKNGKSVVVLGQGRLINLAAAEGHPSAVMDMSFANQALACEFLVKNKGKLAPGLHSIPVEVDQEIARLKLQAIGITIDSLTADQIEYINSWTSGT
- a CDS encoding XisH family protein, whose amino-acid sequence is MKVALEKDGWKITHDPLFFQLTEQIRIKIDMGAQKLISAEKDEQKIAVEVKSFIGISAISEFHTAVGQFLNYRVALEQKDSERVLYLAIAKDIYQEFFLDAFIQSVLERYEIKLLVFHVQKQEVVLWKT
- a CDS encoding XisI protein; translated protein: MENLNYQELVKKIIYKYVNEQPKEDLENTEIVFDTERDRYLLLYVGWNDEERVYGCPIHLSIKDEKIWIQRDFTEEGIANQLVELGVPTTDIVLGFRSPYVRQFTGFASV